The nucleotide window CCCTCTCCCTTTAGTTTAGGCtatcgtttgtataaaaaaaaacactatgCTACTCCTtcatgattttatataaaatacaaaCTCGATTGCAATTTACTCTAATTAAGACGTTCATTTTTCTAGTCAGCGACATGTGCATAAAGAGTTTAATTaagattaaaatatattgatagataggccaaaaaagtaaaagggaacaagaaggaggagaagaaaaggcAAAGCAGACGATCTGTCTGACTGTTCTGGCACACGTCGTAAGAAAGATCATCTATATACCTTAGTTCCATTAATAAGGAAGGACCAAATCTGATCAACCCCAAAAGTAAGGGAAGGAAGGGAAtctatttcaagttttttcatAAAGAAAGAGCCGTTAATAATTTTTTGCTGCAGTCTGCAGAGTCCTCAAGACCCAAAAGCAAACCTGTGGCCTCAGCACAAGACACATGCAGTGCAGGCCTGAAATTCCTGTTGCTAGGATGCAGTGCATCCCATGTCTGGTTGATGGGTCACTGTATCATTCAAATCTTGCTACCATGACATATGACTTTTTCCATTAATGAATTTCAAAGCACCCTACACCTATTTCTATAGGATTAAACATTCAAACGgtcaagtatttttttttcatgtatatgtataatgtataCACAATTGTGTATTTATACACATTGTGTATACAAAATCTAAGAAAAGTGGTATATATATTGTACAAGGATTGGAAGCATCCAGTGGCAAACATCAATAACTATAaaccaaaaatagaaaatacattTCAAGATATATCTGGTGATGATAAATCATAAGTCGTACAAGACCAACCAAAAATCAGTAACTAATTTAATTAACATGGAGAGAGTATCAAGCTATTGCCTTGGGGAGCACCATAAGGCCTGcaacaagaaataaaacaacatatgatcaacatatataattttatttattcaaataaaaaagaaacaagaaaagtaTCTGCACATAAATAGAGATCAGAGAAAGCAAAGAACTTACAGTGATCAAACAGAAGAAGCGTCTAGGCCAAGCCATCTTGgcatttttgagtttgttgtaGCAGaacatttcttcctcttcacaacatgatatgattatattgcCTGGAGAGTCCAAGAACACACTTCGGCGCAATGGAGGAGACCACAGGCCACTCTGCTCATAATCGAAATCGTATTGGGAGGCATCAAAGAACTTCCCCAGTAGCCTTTCGGATACCGACTTTGAAACCATTTGAATACTTGGAGTAGTGCTGGCACTGCTTGAAGAATCTGCAGTGCTGTCCAAGTTTAACGAGACAGGTGAAGAAGGGTTAGACATGGACATTGAGAAAGTAGAAGAAGCacaccagagagagagagagggctatGAGTTTAGGCTTTTAGAAGTTTCTGAGATGGAAAAACATAGGATGGGGATTGGGGAAGAGAAGGGACATGCAATTATGGTGGGGACATGAGTAGTATGGTTTGAGTTTGCGGGTCTCATTTGGTTTTGGGGTTCACAGATTGGTTTAAAAAGCATTTGATATTTGTGGCATACAAAAGTTAAAGTTTGGTGTATGCAAATGAAGACCATATAATTCGGGGATTCTcagtttatatttaaaagtaCAAAGATATCTCAACTCTATACTAATGTCACGTGATGTTAtcgttaaatataaaaatttctcGTGTTATGCATAAACTTTATTGGATATTTTGACCCAACACAACATAGATATATACATGTGTCCTTTTCATGCTGAACCGATTCGTctccttcaattttttattcttcttttgtgtTTAAGAACCAGTAATATATAGATGTGTTTAACAAGACTGGACAATTCGAATTTTGAAATGACTAAAGTGCAAATGGTTAGAGATGGGTCCATTCCATAGGTCTCTAAACGGAAACAAACAATACATCCTTAGTCACACAAAAAGGTAATGATTCGTTTCTTGGACAACACATTCACATCTACAACATACATTGTAAAAGACATTTGTCATCACAACTTTCTGTAACTTTATGAATTATTATGAGTAGTCATTTAACTAAAGCTTGCCTTGTCGACCACATTATCTTAGTTTCAAACAGCTTTAAATTATGCAAGTTACATGGATTACATCTACCTAAACAATTTTGTGGATTGAAAAACAGTGAAAAGAGCAAAAAGAATATGTACCTCTAATTTATGACTAAAAACTTTTAGTCTTACAAAAGCTCTTATAAAAAAGCGTATACAAGTCACTTTTCGTCCTTATAGTTTGGCATTTCAATCACTTTTGACcctataattttaataatggtGGATATGGTGTAGTTTAGGCTTCAATCTGCAAACTGAAAAAATGTGCCTCCTACAATGCGAATTAGTTTGGTTTAGGCCTCAACCAATCCATTTAGTGAGCATTTTGGTTGGGTTGATTTCACTTTATAAGTACTTAAGTAAAAACTCTTTAGTCTCTTACATATATAAGTTGGAATTCCATAACTAGATTTGAACAACAGTTGAGAAAATTTCATAttaaggaagaagagaaatagCATATATGAGTTTAGTCAAGTTGACTAGAGCAGATGTGTTCTTCATTCTGCACTCGAGTTTGAATTCTATTTTATgtagtttaaattatattaaagtagaatatcacttgtataaaaaaaaaagaaaaaagaaaaataatataattaaaaaaaaagcattttaaatattaaatggTTGATATCAAAATGCAAGATGAAAAAAACAAGTTGTGataattaataagaaaattaacaTAGGCGGTCCGGTTTAGCGTGTTTTCAAAAAGACCAAACAAACCATCCAACCGTAAATTGTGATTTAATTCGATTCAATCCACAACTGTTCTCTTTGAAGTCTGAcaaacataatcaaaatatccaaattgaaattaggTTGATTTGGGCCCCGTTTCGTCACTAGTAATTGTTGTGGTGTAAACGAGGAGCTCATGTTATTTACATGGAGGTGCCCTCACTGTACAACTTCCTTTGTCATCAAGTTTCTGGcgcttttttaaattaaaaacacttTCTCACTTCTCACTTCACTGTCCACCGAAAGCTCCAGCTCTCAGCAAacccctctccctctctctctctctctcccctaaTTTTAACAGCAAAAGTTAAAAACTGCAACAATGGCTGGGTACAGAGCTGATGACGACTATGATTATCTCTTCAAGGTGGTCTTGATTGGCGACTCAGGGGTGGGCAAGTCCAATCTGCTCTCCAGGTTCACCAAGAACGAGTTCAACCTCGAGTCCAAGTCCACCATTGGGGTTGAGTTCGCTACCAGGACCTTGAACGTTGATGGAAAGGTCATCAAAGCTCAGATTTGGGACACTGCTGGCCAAGAAaggttctctctcttcttcttgtatGCCTTTTTTCATCTGGGTCTTTCCTGTTTTCCGCTTTGCTTTCTGGGTTTGTGAAGGTTGATTTCTGTCTTCGGGTACATTTGGTTACTTGCGCAGTTGGGATTACATGGATTTGTGGGTTTTGGTGAATTTCAGGGACAGATTTGTGTGTTTATTGTTTTATGTAGTTATATTTAGCTCAGATTTGTTCAATTATGGTTGCTCTGTGTTTGTTCCTTTTGAAATTTGTGTGCTTGGGAAGGTTTGGGCTCTCTTTTGTTAGTGCAAAGGCTCGTTGATCTTGATTTTCTTTATGGTTTGCTTGATATTTGAGTGGTAGGTGGGTTTTAGATAGATCTTGGTTTATTCAATTTAGTTGAGATCCATGcctaaaacaaaaagagaagctGTGTTAATGGTTGTCGGTCCCAGCCAACAATATCTTTGTGGTGGTAGGTGCTAAGGCTTTGttcttaaatttatttgagaTACGGcaaaagaatgcttcatgctACTCTGCAGATTGGGGAGGTTCCTGCTTCAGCGGTGGCAGATCTTCTtgaattgttttctatttttcgaCTGAGATTCTTGAATTCAGTGATTAAGTGTCTGAATTACTAAAaaagttatttaaaaaaaaaaaggccttcattttgaagcttttgaCATGCCCTTTTATGTAAATCAAATGCCAGTTAACAAGGGATTAGCACAACATATAAAACTTACCTGGCAAATGAATGCGAGTTTTTACACAAAGTCGTCAGTGaaaataggaaagaaaaagaaaggagaaaagagagatcTATGCACAACCAAATATAGAACAA belongs to Prunus persica cultivar Lovell chromosome G4, Prunus_persica_NCBIv2, whole genome shotgun sequence and includes:
- the LOC18779052 gene encoding uncharacterized protein LOC18779052, with the protein product MSMSNPSSPVSLNLDSTADSSSSASTTPSIQMVSKSVSERLLGKFFDASQYDFDYEQSGLWSPPLRRSVFLDSPGNIIISCCEEEEMFCYNKLKNAKMAWPRRFFCLITALWCSPRQ